In one window of Sciurus carolinensis chromosome X, mSciCar1.2, whole genome shotgun sequence DNA:
- the LOC124972460 gene encoding LOW QUALITY PROTEIN: coiled-coil domain-containing protein 43-like (The sequence of the model RefSeq protein was modified relative to this genomic sequence to represent the inferred CDS: inserted 2 bases in 1 codon) — MAAPCEVAAGESDGGGGGFGSWLEGRLEALGVDQTVYGSYILGVLQEEEEEEKLDALQGILSAFLEEDSLLNICKEIVERWSETQNVVTKVKKEDEVQAIAMLIEKQAQIVVKPRMVSEEEKQRKAALLAQYADVTEEEDEADEKDDSGATTMNIGSDKXLFPNTNVEDVLNARKLERDSLRDESQRKKEQDKLQRERDKLAKQECKEKEKKRTQRGERKR, encoded by the exons ATGGCGGCGCCCTGCGAAGTGGCCGCCGGCGAAAGTGATGGCGGGGGCGGGGGATTTGGATCCTGGCTGGAGGGACGGTTGGAGGCACTGGGAGTGGACCAAACCGTTTACGGTTCCTACATCCTTGGTgtcctgcaggaggaggaggaagaagagaagttagACGCTCTGCAGGGTATCCTATCTGCTTTTCTGGAAGAAGATTCCCTTCTTAATATCTGCAAGGAGATTGTGGAACGATGGTCTGAAACTCAGAATGTTGTCaccaaagtaaaaaaagaagatgaGGTACAGGCCATTGCCATGCTCATTGAGAAGCAGGCACAGATTGTGGTGAAGCCCAGGATGGTGtcagaagaggaaaaacagagaaaagctgCCCTGCTGGCCCAGTATGCTGATGTAACAGAAGAAGAGGATGAAGCAGATGAGAAGGATGATTCAGGTGCCACCACGATGAACATTGGTTCTGATAA TCTGTTTCCAAACACCAACGTAGAAGATGTTCTCAATGCTCGGAAATTGGAGAGAGACTCACTTCGGGATGAGTCCcaaaggaagaaggaacaggACAAGctacagagggagagagacaaacTAGCCAAGCAGGAGtgcaaggaaaaggaaaagaaaaggacacaGAGAGGGGAGCGAAAGCGATAA